A genome region from Methylohalobius crimeensis 10Ki includes the following:
- a CDS encoding ABC transporter ATP-binding protein, translating to MIVAENVNKSVTTSEGPLDILTDVNLTIPAGETVAVVGVSGSGKSTLLSILAGLDLPTSGRVRLDGVALTDLDEDGRAELRGKTVGFVFQSFQLLPSLTALENVMLPLELKGEREAAAQAEALLARVELSHRLQHYPRQLSGGEQQRVALARAFVTRPRVLFADEPTGNLDRRTGQHVIDLLFELNRAHATTLVLVTHDEALAQRCRRSIVLDAGRVLER from the coding sequence ATGATCGTTGCCGAAAATGTTAATAAATCGGTGACCACCTCGGAAGGGCCCCTGGATATCCTGACCGATGTGAATTTGACCATCCCCGCGGGGGAAACCGTTGCCGTGGTCGGTGTCTCCGGCTCCGGCAAGTCCACCTTGCTCAGCATCCTGGCCGGTTTGGACCTGCCCACCTCGGGTCGGGTTCGCCTCGACGGCGTTGCCTTGACCGATCTGGACGAGGACGGGCGCGCCGAATTGCGGGGCAAGACGGTGGGATTCGTGTTCCAATCCTTCCAACTATTGCCTAGCTTGACCGCGCTGGAGAACGTCATGCTGCCGTTGGAATTGAAAGGCGAGCGGGAAGCGGCGGCCCAGGCGGAGGCTTTATTGGCGCGGGTCGAATTGAGCCATCGCCTGCAGCATTATCCGCGCCAATTGTCCGGCGGCGAGCAGCAACGGGTGGCCTTGGCGCGGGCCTTCGTGACCCGTCCCCGGGTCTTGTTCGCCGACGAGCCCACCGGCAACCTCGACCGCCGCACCGGCCAACATGTGATCGATCTATTATTCGAACTCAACCGGGCGCACGCCACCACCTTGGTCCTGGTGACCCACGACGAGGCCTTGGCCCAACGCTGCCGGCGCAGCATCGTATTGGACGCGGGAAGGGTTCTGGAACGATGA
- a CDS encoding ketopantoate reductase family protein: MRALIVGTGAIGGFYGALLAKAGWDVAVVCRSEYDTVKRQGIQIRSTLGEWTFRPSAVYRHAGEIETPPDYVIVCTKVLPGTDRAALIRDALGPDTAITLIQNGIEIEAELAASFPEHELISGLAFVCVSRTGPGQVWHQAYGNLRLGNFPHGSGPKAETLCDAFNRAGVRAKTRKDIVTARWQKCVWNAPFNPLSVLSGGLTTSDILKNQENVVLQMMGEICAIAAATGHPLPPDVIDQNITSTYQMPPYKTSMLLDFEAGRPMESEAILGNAVRAGRREGVAIPHLETVYALMQLRELQLRGF; this comes from the coding sequence ATGCGAGCCCTGATCGTCGGCACCGGCGCTATCGGCGGTTTCTACGGCGCCCTGCTGGCCAAAGCCGGCTGGGACGTGGCGGTGGTATGCCGCTCCGAATACGACACGGTAAAGCGGCAAGGCATTCAGATTCGAAGCACCCTGGGCGAATGGACCTTTCGCCCCTCGGCGGTCTACCGCCACGCCGGAGAAATCGAAACCCCGCCGGATTACGTGATTGTCTGTACCAAGGTTCTGCCGGGGACCGATCGGGCCGCGTTGATCCGTGACGCCCTCGGCCCCGATACCGCCATCACACTGATCCAGAACGGCATCGAAATCGAAGCTGAACTGGCGGCAAGCTTCCCCGAGCATGAACTGATTTCGGGCCTGGCTTTCGTCTGTGTCAGCCGGACCGGGCCGGGCCAAGTCTGGCACCAAGCCTACGGCAACTTGAGATTGGGAAATTTCCCCCACGGCAGCGGCCCCAAGGCGGAAACCTTATGCGATGCCTTCAATCGTGCCGGGGTTCGGGCCAAAACCCGGAAAGACATCGTGACCGCCCGTTGGCAAAAGTGCGTTTGGAACGCCCCCTTCAATCCCCTTTCGGTTCTGTCGGGCGGGCTGACGACCTCCGATATCCTGAAAAATCAGGAAAACGTGGTGCTGCAAATGATGGGCGAAATCTGCGCCATCGCCGCGGCCACCGGCCACCCCCTGCCCCCGGACGTGATCGACCAGAACATCACCAGCACCTATCAAATGCCGCCCTACAAGACCAGCATGCTGCTCGACTTCGAAGCCGGTCGCCCCATGGAAAGTGAAGCCATCCTGGGCAACGCGGTGCGCGCCGGACGGCGCGAAGGCGTGGCCATTCCTCACCTGGAGACCGTCTACGCACTGATGCAACTGCGCGAGTTGCAACTGCGGGGTTTTTGA
- the ispA gene encoding (2E,6E)-farnesyl diphosphate synthase, with translation MTNTDTEHLQSFMQTCRQRVEEALDRRLPAADKLPARLHRAMRYSTLDGGKRLRPILTYATGKALEVPFDTLDGPACAVEFIHVYSLIHDDLPAMDDDDLRRGKPTCHVQFDEATAILAGDALQVLAFETLAADPAMAVTPSQRAAMIDCLAKASGAGGMVGGQAIDLASVGLQLDLPALEMMHIHKTGALIRASVQLAALARTDRDPAVMEHLDHYAKCIGLAFQIQDDILDEESDTATLGKTQGKDQAHNKPTYPALLGLAGAKRKAREMHEQAIAALETLGEQADLLRALSLFIIQRRN, from the coding sequence ATGACGAACACTGACACCGAACACCTCCAGTCATTCATGCAAACCTGCCGCCAGCGGGTCGAAGAGGCCCTGGACCGGCGTTTGCCGGCGGCGGACAAACTGCCCGCCCGGCTCCACCGGGCGATGCGCTATTCCACTTTGGACGGCGGGAAACGGCTCCGGCCGATTCTCACTTACGCCACCGGAAAAGCGCTGGAAGTCCCTTTCGACACCTTGGACGGTCCCGCCTGCGCGGTGGAATTCATCCACGTCTATTCCCTGATCCACGACGATTTGCCGGCCATGGACGACGACGATCTCAGGCGCGGCAAGCCCACCTGCCACGTGCAATTCGACGAAGCCACCGCGATCCTCGCCGGCGACGCTCTCCAGGTGCTGGCGTTCGAAACCCTCGCCGCCGATCCCGCCATGGCGGTGACCCCTTCCCAGCGGGCGGCGATGATCGACTGCCTGGCGAAGGCTTCCGGGGCCGGGGGCATGGTGGGAGGACAGGCGATCGACCTGGCCTCGGTGGGGCTGCAGCTGGATCTGCCCGCCCTGGAAATGATGCATATCCATAAAACCGGCGCGCTGATCCGCGCCAGCGTGCAACTGGCGGCCCTGGCCAGGACCGATAGGGATCCCGCGGTGATGGAGCACCTGGATCATTACGCCAAATGCATCGGACTGGCGTTCCAGATCCAAGACGACATTCTCGACGAGGAAAGCGACACCGCCACCCTGGGCAAGACCCAGGGCAAGGATCAAGCCCACAACAAACCCACTTATCCGGCCCTTCTGGGACTGGCCGGCGCCAAACGCAAAGCCCGGGAAATGCACGAACAAGCCATTGCCGCCTTGGAAACCCTGGGGGAGCAAGCAGATTTGCTGCGCGCCCTGTCACTGTTTATCATTCAAAGGCGCAATTAG
- the xseB gene encoding exodeoxyribonuclease VII small subunit, with protein MAKRKPGFETQLKELEQIVERLEAGDVSLEDSLKLFEKGVQLARNCQQALQDAEQKVQILTRDDSGEAQLQPFQIDDEH; from the coding sequence ATGGCTAAACGCAAACCGGGTTTCGAAACCCAACTCAAGGAACTGGAACAAATCGTCGAACGCCTGGAAGCGGGGGATGTCAGCTTGGAAGACTCCCTCAAATTATTCGAAAAAGGCGTCCAACTGGCACGCAACTGCCAGCAAGCCCTCCAAGACGCCGAGCAGAAAGTCCAAATCCTGACCCGGGACGACAGCGGCGAAGCCCAACTCCAACCATTCCAAATCGATGACGAACACTGA
- a CDS encoding HopJ type III effector protein: MDLDTFLTRVRAEQAVDFSETLALIEAHYDYTPTPFANGKGEDRHLNQAGQNEGSCKIFAFARRHGLDESQTLTLFGEHYRHVLATPDGTDHLNIRTFSRHGWEGIEFLGEPLKPRR; encoded by the coding sequence ATGGACTTGGACACCTTTCTCACTCGAGTCCGCGCCGAACAAGCGGTGGACTTCAGCGAAACCCTGGCGCTCATCGAAGCGCATTACGATTACACCCCCACCCCATTCGCCAACGGTAAGGGAGAGGATAGGCACCTCAACCAGGCGGGACAAAACGAAGGTTCTTGTAAAATTTTCGCTTTTGCCCGCCGCCACGGCCTGGACGAGTCTCAAACCCTGACTCTGTTCGGCGAACATTATCGCCACGTCCTGGCAACCCCGGACGGCACAGACCACCTAAACATTCGGACTTTCAGCCGCCACGGCTGGGAAGGGATCGAGTTTCTCGGAGAACCGCTCAAGCCGCGACGCTGA
- the wrbA gene encoding NAD(P)H:quinone oxidoreductase: protein MADSTQRASEEAPRQANPHNPRVEVLVLYYSRYGATATMADVIARGVESVDGVVAKVRTVPEISPVCEATEDVIPAEGPPYATIEDLRQCDGLALGSPTHFGNMAAPLKHFFDQTTSVWFSGGLAGKPAGVFTTTSSMHGGHETTLISMLFPLLHHGMVIVGIPSQETALLKTKTGGTPYGPSHLSGEANRTLSEEEKRLCLCLGKRLAKAAVALKDARI from the coding sequence ATGGCCGATTCGACGCAGCGAGCGAGCGAGGAAGCACCGCGCCAAGCCAATCCGCATAATCCGCGGGTGGAAGTCCTGGTTTTATATTACAGCCGCTACGGCGCCACCGCCACCATGGCCGATGTGATCGCCCGAGGGGTGGAAAGCGTGGACGGCGTCGTGGCCAAGGTCCGCACGGTGCCGGAAATCTCCCCGGTGTGCGAAGCCACCGAGGATGTCATTCCCGCCGAAGGCCCCCCCTACGCCACCATCGAGGATCTTCGCCAATGCGATGGACTGGCCTTGGGGAGCCCCACCCATTTCGGCAACATGGCGGCACCGTTGAAGCATTTTTTCGACCAGACCACCTCGGTATGGTTCTCCGGCGGGCTGGCGGGCAAACCGGCCGGGGTGTTCACCACCACCTCCAGCATGCACGGCGGCCACGAGACGACGCTGATATCCATGCTGTTCCCCCTGCTGCATCACGGCATGGTGATCGTCGGCATTCCGTCGCAAGAAACCGCCTTGTTGAAAACCAAGACCGGCGGCACGCCCTACGGCCCCAGCCACCTGTCGGGCGAGGCAAACCGCACCCTGAGCGAAGAAGAAAAACGCCTCTGCTTATGCCTGGGCAAGCGTTTGGCCAAGGCCGCCGTCGCCCTCAAAGACGCACGGATCTGA
- a CDS encoding diguanylate cyclase produces MAILIVDDDPQLGRLVGIRLAAAGYRTLTARSASQALACLGIEGEEKADPEIDLVMLDIFLPDAWGIDLCRRIKENPGTCDIPVIMITGSTDEEDLQRAFDVGAMDYIEKPFKGVELLARLRSALRLKAEIEQRKRQAQELIAVADQLKQANEQLRQLSFHDGLTGLHNRRHFDEFLEREFKRAQRTGSSLALIMIDIDHFKTYNDRFGHQAGDECLRRISASFYQVVNRANDLIARYGGEEFSVILPDTDQAGALSVAENLRRAVEALCIVHPDSPFGIVTISEGIAAHRPKPKERLDALIEAADSALYHSKRSGRNRVSVAA; encoded by the coding sequence ATGGCTATTTTGATCGTTGACGATGATCCCCAGCTGGGCAGGCTGGTCGGCATTCGGCTGGCCGCTGCAGGCTATCGTACCTTGACGGCGCGTTCCGCCAGTCAGGCGCTGGCGTGCCTGGGAATTGAAGGGGAAGAAAAGGCCGATCCCGAAATCGACCTGGTGATGCTGGATATCTTCCTGCCGGATGCTTGGGGGATCGATCTCTGTCGTAGAATCAAGGAAAACCCCGGCACTTGCGACATTCCCGTGATCATGATTACCGGAAGCACCGATGAAGAGGATCTTCAGCGGGCTTTCGACGTCGGCGCGATGGATTATATTGAAAAACCTTTCAAAGGCGTGGAGTTATTGGCTCGTCTTCGTTCCGCGCTGCGCCTCAAGGCGGAAATCGAGCAACGCAAGCGTCAGGCCCAGGAACTGATCGCCGTGGCCGATCAGCTGAAACAGGCGAATGAACAATTACGCCAGCTGTCCTTTCACGATGGTTTGACGGGGCTTCACAACCGCCGGCACTTCGACGAGTTTCTGGAGCGGGAATTCAAGCGCGCTCAGCGTACGGGCAGCTCCCTGGCGCTGATTATGATCGATATCGATCATTTCAAGACCTATAACGACCGCTTCGGTCATCAGGCCGGAGATGAGTGTCTTCGCCGCATCTCCGCCAGTTTTTATCAAGTGGTGAATCGCGCCAATGATCTGATCGCTCGCTACGGAGGGGAAGAATTTTCCGTGATCCTGCCGGATACCGATCAAGCGGGGGCGCTTTCCGTGGCTGAAAATTTACGCCGGGCGGTGGAGGCCTTGTGCATCGTTCACCCCGACTCCCCCTTCGGGATCGTGACCATCAGCGAGGGAATCGCCGCCCATCGCCCGAAGCCGAAAGAGCGCTTGGACGCCTTGATCGAAGCGGCCGACAGCGCTTTGTACCACTCCAAGCGCTCCGGCCGCAATCGGGTCAGCGTCGCGGCTTGA
- a CDS encoding IS701 family transposase — protein sequence MGGLPPDVLSIIKVFAPLFSKRVWQRAQVLLIGAILTPGRRTVAAVLRVMGLGEERRFKNYHRVLSRARWSGLASSRLLLGLLIQAFAWQGPLVMGLDDTIERRWGRKIGARGIYRDPVRSSRGHFVKASGLRWLSLMLLVPIPWAHRVWALPFLTSLCPSERYYRRYRRAHRSLTERARQLLRMVRRWLPTRSIVVVADQSFAALDLLAAVTGDRFSVVTRLRLDAALYEPAPPPRPGRSGRPRKKGKRLPTLAQVAADPATRWQRLTVARWYGESDRPVEIASGTAVWYHAGKPPVPLRWVLIRDPLQRFQAQALLCTDPKAAPTEIVQWFIRRWQVEVTFEETRAHLGLETQRQWSRRAIARTTPILLGLFSLVTLMADRLVANQAMPVRTAAWYRKLTRPLSMRWPWYAVTCGVHTFFPGRRQPPTWKKIPTHY from the coding sequence ATGGGCGGATTACCTCCCGACGTCTTGTCGATTATAAAGGTGTTTGCACCGCTGTTCAGCAAAAGGGTATGGCAACGGGCGCAAGTGTTACTGATAGGTGCGATCCTCACGCCTGGTCGACGCACGGTGGCGGCAGTGCTTCGGGTGATGGGGCTCGGCGAGGAGCGACGGTTCAAGAACTACCATCGGGTGCTCAGCCGGGCGCGGTGGTCTGGGCTGGCCAGCAGTCGCCTGTTGTTGGGGCTGTTAATCCAGGCGTTTGCCTGGCAGGGACCCTTGGTGATGGGATTGGATGACACGATTGAGCGACGGTGGGGGCGCAAGATTGGTGCTCGGGGGATCTACCGGGACCCGGTCCGCTCCAGCCGGGGGCATTTTGTGAAAGCCAGCGGCCTGCGCTGGTTGAGCCTGATGCTGTTGGTGCCGATCCCTTGGGCCCATCGGGTTTGGGCGCTTCCTTTTCTGACCTCGCTATGCCCCTCGGAGCGCTACTATCGGCGCTATCGGCGTGCGCATCGATCCTTGACCGAGCGGGCCCGGCAGCTCTTGCGGATGGTCCGGCGCTGGTTGCCCACCCGCTCGATCGTGGTGGTCGCCGATCAGAGCTTTGCGGCCTTGGATCTTTTGGCGGCCGTCACTGGGGACCGGTTCAGTGTCGTGACCCGGCTGCGGTTGGATGCGGCGTTGTACGAACCGGCCCCGCCGCCGCGACCGGGCCGCTCTGGACGACCGCGCAAAAAGGGGAAACGGCTCCCCACGCTGGCGCAAGTGGCCGCCGACCCGGCGACCCGTTGGCAACGCTTGACCGTTGCGCGGTGGTATGGCGAATCCGACCGCCCGGTGGAAATCGCCTCGGGCACGGCGGTGTGGTACCACGCGGGCAAACCGCCCGTACCGCTCCGTTGGGTGCTGATCCGCGATCCGCTCCAGCGCTTCCAGGCCCAAGCGCTGTTGTGCACGGATCCGAAGGCCGCGCCGACAGAGATCGTCCAGTGGTTTATCCGCCGTTGGCAGGTCGAGGTCACCTTCGAAGAAACCCGTGCCCACTTGGGACTGGAAACGCAGCGCCAATGGTCAAGGCGGGCGATCGCCCGGACCACGCCCATCCTGCTCGGCTTGTTCTCCCTGGTCACCCTCATGGCCGATCGGCTGGTCGCCAACCAGGCGATGCCGGTGCGTACCGCTGCCTGGTATCGAAAACTCACCCGACCTTTATCGATGCGTTGGCCTTGGTACGCCGTCACCTGTGGAGTGCACACCTTTTTTCCAGGTCGCCGCCAGCCACCGACGTGGAAAAAAATCCCAACCCATTACTGA
- a CDS encoding ABC transporter permease: MKDWILAGRLLRRDWRAGELRILSLALIIAVVSVTAIALVADRLTRTMIDQAADFLAADMVVRGHAPLPKEWLAEAQTRRLSTARKLAFTSVLVENDQLLLVGVKAVSDGYPLRGYLKTTRTDIVAETMTRSPPKPGRVWVAQRVLDRLGLKLGDYLHVGKQRLLIDRILTFEPDTRTSFYSLAPRVMMRVEDLAAAAILGPGSRAHYYQLFSGSASDLKGFKGWLKPRLAPNQRLLDIHEDRPDVGRALNRAERYLGLASVIVVLIAGVAVAMAARRYTERHFDATAVMKCLGARQNTILRLYVYQFLWLGIAAGGIGTLIGWAVQESLVFFLREMLPERLAWPSGFAFGFGPLTAFLLLLGFSLPPLLRLRRVPPAMALRRDLLPAPASVWLVYGLGGAAIVMLLGRFTRDAELTGLILGGGALGLLVLAGVVALLLELARFGVRRLGLSWRLGLQNLTRHRRATVGQTLAFCVTLAAMSVSFLVRNDLVDAWQDQLPADAPNHFVINVFPEELPDFRTFLKDELQAQTSQFYPIVRGRLAEVNGTDVHLLAREDSEGDMAINRDLSLTWAEQLPADNRLVGGSWWQPDETGRSVSVERDLAESLGIRVGDRLTFLLEGRRIDARAASLRTVQWDSMSPNFYMIFAPGDLAGFTATYMTSFYLPTERKLQLAALIRRFPHVTLVEVDMILRHFRMILRQVTFAVEYVLVFALLAGLTVLLAAVRSSIDERIYQGALLRALGARRQLLRRSQWIEFLCLGGMAGLLAVWLTETIAWILYVRIFDIPFRLHAWIWLVVPAIGAVLTGLAGYWGTREVLRKSPVAVFRDL; this comes from the coding sequence ATGAAGGATTGGATATTGGCAGGGCGCCTGCTGCGCCGCGATTGGCGGGCCGGGGAACTTAGAATTTTGAGCCTGGCGCTGATCATCGCCGTGGTCAGCGTCACCGCCATCGCCTTGGTGGCCGATCGTTTGACCCGGACCATGATCGATCAAGCCGCCGATTTTCTCGCCGCCGATATGGTGGTGCGCGGTCATGCCCCCTTGCCGAAAGAATGGTTGGCGGAGGCGCAAACCCGGCGATTGAGCACCGCGCGCAAGCTGGCGTTCACCAGTGTGTTGGTGGAAAACGACCAGTTGCTGTTGGTGGGCGTCAAGGCGGTCAGTGACGGTTATCCTTTGCGGGGCTATCTCAAAACCACTCGCACCGACATCGTCGCCGAAACGATGACTCGCTCGCCGCCTAAGCCGGGCCGCGTCTGGGTCGCGCAGCGCGTTTTGGATCGGCTCGGATTGAAGCTGGGCGATTACCTTCATGTAGGGAAGCAGCGCTTGCTGATCGATCGGATCCTGACTTTCGAACCCGATACCCGGACTTCCTTCTATAGCCTGGCGCCGCGGGTCATGATGCGGGTGGAGGATCTGGCCGCCGCCGCCATTCTGGGGCCGGGCAGCCGGGCCCATTATTATCAGTTGTTCTCCGGATCGGCATCGGATCTGAAAGGGTTCAAGGGATGGCTCAAACCACGGCTGGCGCCCAATCAGCGGCTTCTCGATATCCACGAGGACCGGCCCGATGTGGGTCGCGCCTTGAATCGGGCCGAGCGCTATCTGGGATTGGCGAGCGTCATCGTGGTCCTGATCGCCGGGGTGGCGGTGGCGATGGCCGCCCGCCGCTACACCGAGCGCCATTTCGATGCCACCGCGGTGATGAAATGCCTGGGCGCCCGGCAGAATACCATCTTGCGCTTGTATGTTTACCAGTTCCTATGGTTGGGAATTGCCGCCGGAGGCATCGGTACCTTGATCGGTTGGGCGGTGCAGGAAAGCCTGGTCTTCTTCTTGCGCGAGATGCTGCCGGAGCGTTTGGCCTGGCCCTCGGGATTCGCCTTCGGCTTCGGTCCGCTCACCGCGTTTCTGTTACTGTTGGGCTTTTCCCTTCCGCCGCTGCTGAGGTTGAGGCGCGTGCCGCCGGCGATGGCGCTGCGGCGGGACTTGCTTCCGGCACCGGCCAGCGTTTGGCTGGTGTACGGATTGGGGGGGGCGGCGATTGTGATGCTGTTAGGGCGTTTTACCCGGGATGCCGAGCTGACCGGTTTGATTTTGGGTGGCGGTGCCTTGGGGTTGCTGGTTCTGGCCGGCGTGGTCGCTCTGCTGCTGGAGTTGGCGCGGTTTGGGGTGCGGCGATTGGGCTTGTCCTGGCGCCTCGGACTTCAGAATCTGACTCGGCACCGCCGCGCCACGGTGGGACAGACCCTGGCTTTCTGCGTCACCTTGGCGGCGATGAGCGTGAGCTTCCTGGTGCGCAACGATTTGGTGGATGCCTGGCAGGATCAATTGCCGGCGGATGCCCCCAATCATTTCGTCATCAACGTTTTCCCGGAAGAGTTGCCCGATTTCCGCACCTTCCTGAAGGATGAACTTCAGGCCCAAACCAGCCAATTCTATCCCATCGTGCGGGGACGTCTGGCGGAGGTGAACGGAACCGACGTGCATCTTCTGGCGCGCGAGGACAGCGAAGGGGACATGGCGATCAACCGGGATCTGAGTCTGACTTGGGCCGAGCAGCTGCCTGCCGACAATCGGCTGGTGGGAGGCAGTTGGTGGCAGCCCGATGAAACCGGGCGCAGCGTATCGGTGGAGCGGGATTTGGCCGAAAGCTTGGGAATCCGGGTGGGGGATCGCTTGACCTTTCTCCTGGAAGGGCGCCGGATCGATGCTCGAGCCGCCAGCTTGCGGACGGTTCAGTGGGACTCCATGAGCCCCAATTTCTACATGATTTTCGCGCCCGGAGATCTGGCCGGTTTCACTGCGACCTATATGACCAGTTTTTACCTCCCCACGGAGCGTAAACTGCAATTGGCCGCCTTGATCCGGCGATTTCCCCATGTGACCCTGGTGGAAGTGGATATGATCCTCCGGCATTTCCGGATGATCCTGCGTCAAGTGACTTTTGCCGTCGAATACGTGTTGGTGTTCGCGCTGCTGGCCGGTTTGACGGTGCTTTTGGCGGCGGTGCGAAGTTCCATCGACGAGCGGATTTATCAGGGGGCTCTGTTGCGGGCCTTGGGGGCTCGGCGTCAGTTGCTGCGCCGATCGCAGTGGATCGAATTTCTATGTCTGGGCGGTATGGCCGGATTGTTGGCGGTGTGGCTGACCGAAACGATCGCGTGGATCTTGTATGTCCGGATTTTCGATATCCCGTTTCGCTTGCACGCTTGGATCTGGTTGGTCGTTCCCGCTATCGGAGCGGTCCTGACCGGTTTGGCGGGCTATTGGGGGACCCGCGAGGTGTTGAGAAAAAGTCCGGTGGCCGTGTTCCGAGATCTATAA
- a CDS encoding arylesterase, protein MGRIGLFLLWMLLPQLGWTATVLVMGDSLSAAYGIPADRGWVALLEERLQKEHKDVRFVNASISGETSAGGLHRFPPLLKTHQPDIVILELGGNDGLRGIPPQQMERNLANMIEASRSAGAEVILLGIKMPTNYGPRFAAMFEDVYQRLADRHPVTFVPFFLQDVALKDGLMQADGIHPNVEAQPLLAQEVWHALNGMID, encoded by the coding sequence ATGGGAAGGATTGGGTTGTTTCTGTTATGGATGCTCTTACCCCAGCTGGGCTGGACCGCGACGGTGCTGGTCATGGGCGACAGTCTCAGCGCCGCCTACGGCATCCCCGCCGATCGGGGTTGGGTCGCCTTGCTGGAGGAGCGGCTCCAAAAAGAACACAAAGACGTGCGCTTTGTCAACGCCAGCATCAGCGGCGAAACCAGCGCCGGCGGGCTGCACCGGTTTCCTCCGTTGTTGAAAACCCACCAACCCGACATCGTGATCCTCGAATTGGGCGGCAACGACGGCCTGCGAGGCATCCCGCCCCAGCAAATGGAACGTAATCTGGCGAACATGATCGAAGCCTCCCGCTCGGCCGGCGCCGAGGTGATCCTGTTGGGAATCAAAATGCCCACCAACTACGGCCCCCGTTTCGCCGCGATGTTCGAGGACGTCTACCAGCGTCTCGCCGATCGCCATCCGGTGACTTTCGTGCCGTTTTTTTTGCAAGACGTCGCCTTGAAAGACGGCCTGATGCAAGCCGACGGCATTCACCCGAACGTGGAAGCCCAGCCTTTGTTGGCGCAGGAAGTCTGGCACGCATTGAACGGCATGATAGACTAG
- a CDS encoding isochorismatase family protein, whose translation MAHPPLLCDAERSILVLTDIQPRLAEAMPEHERQRMIDHSNMLLEAAGTLDVPVLITEQYPEGLGHTTPEISKHLPAGVTPLPKTGFACNCAEGFDRMLDASDRTQIILTGQETHVCVLQTAFALLSRGLEVFVVEDAVCSRNPEHKIYALERMRQAGVVVLCAESVLFEWLRDARHPHFKPLARLIR comes from the coding sequence ATGGCCCACCCACCTCTACTTTGCGACGCGGAACGAAGCATTCTGGTATTGACCGACATCCAACCCCGTCTGGCCGAGGCCATGCCCGAGCATGAACGCCAGCGCATGATCGATCACAGCAACATGCTGCTGGAGGCCGCCGGTACCCTCGACGTGCCGGTGTTGATTACCGAGCAATACCCAGAAGGATTGGGACACACCACTCCCGAAATTTCGAAGCATCTGCCGGCCGGCGTGACCCCGTTGCCCAAGACCGGCTTCGCCTGCAATTGCGCGGAAGGCTTCGACCGCATGCTCGACGCCAGCGACCGAACCCAAATCATTCTCACCGGCCAGGAAACCCACGTCTGCGTGCTGCAAACCGCCTTCGCCTTGCTCAGTCGGGGACTCGAGGTGTTCGTGGTCGAGGACGCGGTCTGCTCACGCAACCCGGAACACAAGATTTATGCGCTGGAGCGGATGCGCCAAGCAGGCGTGGTCGTCCTCTGCGCGGAATCGGTCCTCTTCGAATGGCTGCGCGACGCCCGCCATCCCCATTTCAAACCCCTGGCCCGTCTGATTCGTTAA
- the hda gene encoding DnaA regulatory inactivator Hda has product MLPQLPLQLAFTDQQSFAQYHAGANLETVAALKRCARGEGEPYLYLWGEHGTGKSHLLQASCREAHGSGKRAAYLPLKALQDHPPSLLEGLEHADLVCVDDIETLAGRDLWEQAFFHGFNRMREAGTRLIVAGHMPPAQIPIRLPDLRTRLEWGLILRLKPLSDADKLAALRLRAHHLGLELNPQVGQFLLTRYPRDLPSLWRLLEQLDRATLAAKRKLTIPFLKQYLEEHSCEP; this is encoded by the coding sequence ATGTTGCCGCAGTTGCCCTTGCAACTGGCTTTCACCGATCAACAGAGCTTCGCCCAATATCATGCCGGGGCCAACCTGGAAACGGTGGCGGCGCTCAAACGCTGCGCCCGCGGCGAGGGAGAACCTTACCTTTACCTTTGGGGGGAACACGGCACCGGCAAGAGCCACCTACTCCAGGCGAGCTGCCGGGAAGCCCATGGGTCGGGCAAGCGGGCGGCCTATCTCCCCCTGAAGGCATTACAGGACCACCCTCCTTCTTTGCTGGAGGGCCTCGAGCACGCCGATCTGGTTTGCGTGGACGACATCGAAACCCTCGCCGGGAGGGATCTCTGGGAGCAAGCGTTTTTCCACGGCTTCAACCGCATGCGGGAAGCCGGCACCCGGTTGATCGTCGCCGGTCATATGCCGCCGGCGCAGATTCCGATTCGCCTGCCGGATCTCCGCACCCGCCTGGAGTGGGGGTTGATTTTGCGCCTTAAACCGCTGAGCGACGCCGACAAGTTGGCCGCCTTGCGTCTCCGCGCCCATCATCTGGGACTGGAGCTCAACCCCCAGGTGGGGCAATTTCTGCTTACCCGCTATCCGCGCGACCTGCCTTCCCTGTGGCGGTTGTTGGAACAGCTCGATCGGGCTACCCTGGCGGCCAAGCGCAAACTGACCATTCCATTCCTGAAACAATATCTGGAGGAGCACTCATGCGAGCCCTGA